In Physeter macrocephalus isolate SW-GA chromosome 9, ASM283717v5, whole genome shotgun sequence, the DNA window GCCTTCATCTTGACCAGCCAAGTCATCTGTACAACTAGTAACGTTAACTATGCTCTCCCAATGCAGCTTGTGTTGGTGTGCGTGGgcacacatatttatttaaaagggtTAATAATTGAGAGTTTGTCATTGTGGAATGTTGATATTAGTGAACAAATGGCAGAAGGACCCGTGAACATTTATATCTTTGGCCTTcattttccaaaactatgtggaacggatttttattatttttttccctaggaatATTCAGTGCTACTTGTCATATAGGCAACTGATTTAGAGAGTCTACTGAATTCCTTATTCCTGGAATATATCTCGCCACACTAGATATATCGTCACAGATTTATTGATATGTGAAAAGGAGGTACCTGAAATTTGGcaattggaaatcaaaacaaagtataaaattGTCTTTTTGGTGATAAAAGAGCAACCATTTCTTTAATTAATGTTTGTGTCTAATTTACAGTTGCCGGTGTGTCTGCCTGTAATACAGTAATATTACTGTGTACAGTAATACAGTGCACAATAAAACTGATTGCCACCAAATCCCCATTGCTTTACCCTTCCATCTTTTATTTGTGTATTCActaatgagaagagaaaagaaaaaaagatgtgacCTTGTGGGTCTGTGCTCTAGTAGCATTTGCACTGTGTGAACACTGTCTGCCCGTTGGGGGAAGTTTCTATCTGCTGCTGCCACAATATATTCATGCTGCTTGTGAAGTACAGGGAGTTATTTTGACATTGGCACTCATTGTAATGTACAAACTGTTGTTAAACGGATGTATATGtaacagatttttgtattttatatgcaAAGTCTTCATAGAATCCTCTGCAATATGTACTAAGCTAGCTAAGCATGTGGTAGTcttgaaaggaaaaatctttcCCATGCCCAAGAAGATATTAAGTGGTAAATAAAAGCTGCATGATCAGTTCTTCGAAGTGGTGCATTAATTTTTACTGGTTCTCTGGGAAGATAGTTAACTTCCAAGGCATTGCCTGGTTATActttaaagaccaaaaaaaaaagccctactGCCTGCAGTATTCTGAGCTACTTCTACCAAGCAGAAGTTGTTGGCTTAGGTGTCTGGGAGTTCCAAGGCAAAACACAAACAGAGGCAAGGCACCTGAATAATTGCTGTTAAATGCTTGGAGAGAAGCAATCATTGAAAGATTGGATTTTTTGATATAGGTAATCCCTGATGAACACATAGAAACAACAAGCAATTCTGCTTTTGGTTAAGATTAACATACATGGCTCTGCACATAAAATATCAGAGCTATAGGTACATCCTGTGTTGTAAATAACCAAACAGATTTTAGGCTGTGGCTTTTGGTCTGACGTCAGTCTTAGGTGCAGTGGTAGCAGCTGCTCTCCCGGTTTCGCTATGTCGCCCAAGGATGACAAGAAGGAGGATGCCGGAAAGTCAGCCAAGAAAGACAAAGACCCAGTGAACAAATCTGAGGGCAAGGCCAAAAGGAGGAAGTGGTCCAAAGGCAAAGTTCGGGACAAGCTCAATAACCTAGTCTTGTTTGACAAAGCAACGTAAGACAAACTCTAAAGAAGTACCCAACTATAAGCATATAACTCCAGCTGTCGTCCCTGAGATGCTGAAGATTTGTGGTTCCCTGGCCAGGGCAGCCCTTCAGGAGCTCCTTAGTAAAGGACTTGCTAAACTGGTTTCAAAGCACAGAGCCCAAGTAATTTACACCAGAAATACCAAGGGTGGAGATGCTCCAGCTGCTGATGAAGACACGTGAACAGGTCCCACCAactgtatattttgaaaaataaaacttttattaaatcaaaaaaaattttttctagtctGTGGAAGATACGCTTGAAGGTGAGAGATAACTTGCTTTTTCTCTCGTAGCAGCTAAAAAGCCTAAGCTGCTCCCTTTCTTCTatgcttttcctcctttttcccttcaAGCTAGTACCAGATTATTTGATTAGAATAacaattggtttttaaaaagtggaaaaccCACacctagaaatatgaaaatcacTACAGGAAAAATCttattggtaaaggcaaatatacag includes these proteins:
- the LOC102986949 gene encoding LOW QUALITY PROTEIN: 40S ribosomal protein S25-like (The sequence of the model RefSeq protein was modified relative to this genomic sequence to represent the inferred CDS: inserted 2 bases in 1 codon; substituted 1 base at 1 genomic stop codon), with translation MSPKDDKKEDAGKSAKKDKDPVNKSEGKAKRRKWSKGKVRDKLNNLVLFDKATXDKLXKEVPNYKHITPAVVPEMLKICGSLARAALQELLSKGLAKLVSKHRAQVIYTRNTKGGDAPAADEDT